A stretch of DNA from Pseudonocardia hierapolitana:
GCTGCGGCCCTTCGACCGCGCGATGCTCTCCCCGCGCGTGACGCTCGAGAACGCTCGCCGTGGCCGTAATGGTTGATTTATAGGTTTAAGCCTTACTCATCGGGGCGATCCCACTCGTGACGGACCACGACACGAGGAGGACGCATGGTTCCGGTCGCCCACCGCCGCGTCGATGTGGACGGCATCGAGATCTTCTACCGGGAGGCGGGCCCGGCCGACGCCCCGGTGGTCGTGCTGCCCCACGGCTACCCGTGCTCGTCGTTCCAGTTCCGCCACTACATGGCGGCGCTGGGCGATCGCTGGCGCCTCGTCGCGCCCGACCACCCCGGGTTCGGCCACAGCGCGACCCCCGACCCGGATCGCTTCCCCTACACGTTCGACGCGTACGCGCAGTACCTGCGCCGCTTCGTGGACGTGCTCGGACTGCAGCGCTACGCGATCTACCTGCACGACTACGGGTCCCAGTTCGGCCTGCGGCTGGCGATGAGCGCCCCGGAGCGGGTGGCGGGGCTGATCCTGCAGAACGGCGACATCTACCCGGAGGAGCACGGCCCGAAGTACGCGCCGCTGAAGGCGTTCTGGGACGACCCCACCCCGGAGGGCCGGGACCGGCTGCGGGCCGCGGTGAGCGAGGAGGGATTCCGCGACGAGTTCGTCGGCGAGGTCCCGGAGCGTCAGGTGGAGCAGATCAGCCCCGACCTGTGGACGTTGCACTGGGCATTGGTGCAGCGCCACGGCCGGCGCGAGCACCTGGTCCGGCTGCTGGCCGACCAGGGGTCGACACAGGCGTGGTTCCCGCGGCAGCAGGCGTACCTGCGCGAGCACCGGCCACCCACGCTGATCGCGTGGGGCCCGCACGACGGCTACATGCCCGAGGGCGCCGCCCGGGCCTACCTGCGCGACCTGCCCGACGCCGAACTGCACCTGCTCGACGCCGGGCACTGGGCGCTGGAGACGCACCTCGACGAGATCGTCGCGCTGTCGCGCGCCTTCCTCGCCCGGGTGCACCCCGCCTGACTGGTGCCCCGGCAAGGAAGGTTGGTGCGTAAATCGGCGGATCCAGGTTTCCGCTGGTGTGCCGGCGGGCCGGCCTCGTACCGGGCGTACTCGGGCTGTTCGCCGCTGCGTCCAACGTGGAGCTGGGCCGCCGAGACCCTTGGCGAACCTCCGGCGGGGAGCACTAGCTAGGAGGCCTGCGCGAGCAGCCGCTCCGGCTCGGTGGCGTAGACCGTCATCCAGGTCGGCCGCAACCGGTAGTAGACGACGTCGTTCCAGTCGAACGACGTGTCGCCGTAGAACCCGCGCAGGTACTCGTGGATCGCTGGCCAGTCGGGATGGGTGATCCCGTCCGCGGAGACGAGCTCCTCGACCGTGCCGTGGACGAACACCCCCAACTCCTCCCCGCGCAGGTGCGCGACGCTCGCCGCCGGCCGGGCGCGCAGGTGTCGCGCCTTCGCGGCGCCGCGCGCCGTGCCGAACACCCAGCGGCCGTGCAGGAAGTGCCCGTCGACGGCGCTGACGCGCGGCTCGCCCTTCGCGGTGACGGTGGACAGCACGAGGACGCACATCCCGGTGAGCACCCGCGCCAGCTGCTCGGCGGTCAGGCTGCGCTCGCCGGTGATGATCGACTGCAGGTGCGCGGTGGACCGGCCGAGCGAGGCGTCGATGAGGTTCTGCAGGTCCCGGAGCTCCGGTTCGGTTTCGTACACGCGACGAGCATGGCATTGAAACCTGACAGGACGTGGTCACGAAGTGCGCTGGAGCTTCGCCCAATGGGTGGGCCGTTCGATGGAGGTTCCGCCCTCGCCCGCCGCGTCGCGCGGAGGTTGGGTGAAGGGTATGCAGAGCGACACGATCACCAGACGGATCGAGGTCCCCGGCGGATCGGGGCGGGCGGCGCGCGTACGGGCGGGTGAGCTGGTCCGGGTCGTCGACGTGGCAGGCGGGCAGGTCGGCGACGTCTTCGCGTTCGCGCTCGAGACCCCCGGCGAGCATCCCGGGAACGAACATCACAGCGCCGCGCACACCCGCGCGGCGACGAGCCGGCTCTTCCCCGCCGTCGGGGATCCGTTCGTGACCGACCGCAGGCGCCCGATCCTCACGCTCGTCGCCGACACCTCCCCGGGCTTGCACGACATGCTGATCGCCGCGTGCGACCCGCAGCGGTACGCCCAGCTCGGCGCGCCCGGCCACCGCTCCTGCGCGGCGAACCTGCGCGAGGCCCTCGCCGCCATCGGGCACCCCTACACCGGCCCGACGCCCCAGCCGATCAACGTGTTCATGCGGATCCCGGTCGGCGCCGACGGCACGCTCTCCTGGTTGCCCGCCCCGACCGCGGCGGGGGACGCGATCACCTTCCGGGCGGAGCTGGACGCGGTGGTCGTGGTGTCGTCGTGCCCGCAGGACCTGGTCGGGATCAACCGCGGAGAACCGTCCCCGCTCGCGGTGGAGGTGCTGGCCGGGCAGGGTCGGCAGGCATGAGCGGAAGCTGGCACGGCGGCGCGGCGGCCGTCGCGACGCTGACCTTCGACGTCGACGCGGAGACGCCCGTGCTCGCCGCGGGCCGGGGCTACGCCGACCACATGTCGACGATGTCGCACCAGGCCTTCGGGCCGGAGGTCGGCGTTCCCCGGATCCTGGACCTGCTCGACGAGCTCGCGGTGCCCGCCACGTTCTTCGTGCCCGGGTGGGTGGCGCAGCAGCGGCCCGGCCTGGCGGCGTCGATCGCGGAGCGCGGCCACGAGGTGGCGCACCACTCCTACTCCCACCGGCCACCGACGGCGATGACGGCGGCGCAGGAGCGCGCCGACTTCGAACGGGCGCTCGCGGTGTTCGCCGAGCAGGGCATCCCGATCAGCGGCCACCGCGCGGCGATGTGGGAGGCGAGCTGGCGAACGCCCGCGCTGGTCGCCGAGCACGGCCTGCGCTACGACTCGTCGCTGATGGCCGACGACCGGCCCTACCGGCTCGCAGCAGGCGGTGGCGAGATCGCCGAGCTGCCGGTGCACTGGTCGCTCGACGACTGGGAGCAGTACGCGTTCCTGCCCGCCCCGCAGGTCGGTTCGGTGATCACCGCGCCGTCGACGGTGCTGGGGATGTGGTGCGACGAGCTGGACGCGATGCGGCAGTACCGGTGCCTGTTCAACCTGTGCGTCCACCCGTTCCTGTCCGGGCGGCCGAGCCGGATCGTCGCGCTGCGGAAGCTGATCGAGTTCGCGCTCGAC
This window harbors:
- a CDS encoding alpha/beta fold hydrolase: MVPVAHRRVDVDGIEIFYREAGPADAPVVVLPHGYPCSSFQFRHYMAALGDRWRLVAPDHPGFGHSATPDPDRFPYTFDAYAQYLRRFVDVLGLQRYAIYLHDYGSQFGLRLAMSAPERVAGLILQNGDIYPEEHGPKYAPLKAFWDDPTPEGRDRLRAAVSEEGFRDEFVGEVPERQVEQISPDLWTLHWALVQRHGRREHLVRLLADQGSTQAWFPRQQAYLREHRPPTLIAWGPHDGYMPEGAARAYLRDLPDAELHLLDAGHWALETHLDEIVALSRAFLARVHPA
- a CDS encoding pyridoxamine 5'-phosphate oxidase family protein, producing the protein MYETEPELRDLQNLIDASLGRSTAHLQSIITGERSLTAEQLARVLTGMCVLVLSTVTAKGEPRVSAVDGHFLHGRWVFGTARGAAKARHLRARPAASVAHLRGEELGVFVHGTVEELVSADGITHPDWPAIHEYLRGFYGDTSFDWNDVVYYRLRPTWMTVYATEPERLLAQAS
- a CDS encoding DUF1989 domain-containing protein yields the protein MQSDTITRRIEVPGGSGRAARVRAGELVRVVDVAGGQVGDVFAFALETPGEHPGNEHHSAAHTRAATSRLFPAVGDPFVTDRRRPILTLVADTSPGLHDMLIAACDPQRYAQLGAPGHRSCAANLREALAAIGHPYTGPTPQPINVFMRIPVGADGTLSWLPAPTAAGDAITFRAELDAVVVVSSCPQDLVGINRGEPSPLAVEVLAGQGRQA
- a CDS encoding polysaccharide deacetylase family protein, producing the protein MSGSWHGGAAAVATLTFDVDAETPVLAAGRGYADHMSTMSHQAFGPEVGVPRILDLLDELAVPATFFVPGWVAQQRPGLAASIAERGHEVAHHSYSHRPPTAMTAAQERADFERALAVFAEQGIPISGHRAAMWEASWRTPALVAEHGLRYDSSLMADDRPYRLAAGGGEIAELPVHWSLDDWEQYAFLPAPQVGSVITAPSTVLGMWCDELDAMRQYRCLFNLCVHPFLSGRPSRIVALRKLIEFALDRGDVRFARCRDVAEAALSDCALPVRHPERPDVSAEVFPD